The proteins below come from a single Aphanothece sacrum FPU1 genomic window:
- a CDS encoding pentapeptide repeat-containing protein, translating to MKFFISISTTLLTLLSVSLTAQAENLEHLTQLLSTKQCSLCDLSGSGLVTADLSGAKLIGANLAGANLSQANLSGADLSGANLTGASLYGANLTGANLSSAIVTGTDLRESYLTNANLIGTALEQAYLQGAKGIPNNAADPKLFYEWGLIETKEGNYQQAIDHYNKALAINPEFAPAYLARGYSLLRMGNENGAALNVEMAAKLFKDQENAQGQETSDNFLKNLKAMQEARKKDKGNPQLDNFVRGMASLMLQFVLKGGF from the coding sequence ATGAAATTCTTTATTAGCATCAGCACCACATTATTAACTCTCTTAAGTGTATCGTTGACGGCTCAAGCCGAAAACCTAGAACATTTGACACAACTGTTATCTACGAAACAATGTTCTCTATGTGATTTAAGCGGTTCTGGGTTAGTTACAGCAGATTTATCAGGGGCTAAACTCATTGGTGCTAATTTAGCGGGGGCAAATTTGTCTCAAGCTAATTTAAGTGGGGCTGATCTGAGTGGGGCGAATTTGACAGGAGCGTCTTTATATGGGGCAAATTTAACGGGTGCTAATCTCAGTAGTGCTATTGTAACAGGAACTGATCTCAGAGAATCTTATTTAACGAATGCTAACTTAATTGGGACTGCCTTGGAACAAGCTTATCTCCAAGGAGCAAAAGGAATTCCTAATAATGCTGCAGATCCCAAATTATTTTATGAATGGGGATTAATTGAAACCAAAGAGGGAAATTATCAACAAGCAATTGATCATTATAATAAAGCCCTTGCTATTAATCCTGAATTTGCTCCTGCTTATTTGGCGCGAGGCTATTCTTTATTGCGAATGGGTAATGAAAATGGAGCGGCTTTGAATGTGGAAATGGCGGCTAAATTATTTAAAGATCAAGAAAATGCTCAAGGACAGGAAACTTCTGATAATTTTCTGAAAAATCTGAAGGCGATGCAAGAAGCTAGAAAGAAAGATAAAGGCAATCCTCAATTAGATAATTTTGTTAGAGGAATGGCTTCTTTGATGCTTCAATTTGTTCTTAAGGGAGGATTTTAA
- a CDS encoding DUF4168 domain-containing protein, whose protein sequence is MFKKLFWRGFVGAIFPIFLLGGLPAYSQTQPLLAQANSQTNSLKSLSKEDLQKFAQAVKKLQALEEDAQRKMAEAVKAQGMTPERFMEIGKSENPTSSNINAAEQEKFTKALAQVKKIIEEDKVKKQEAVQTSGLNIDQFNEMAQAIRKDPALQEQVRKLLGS, encoded by the coding sequence ATGTTTAAAAAACTGTTCTGGAGAGGGTTTGTCGGTGCTATTTTTCCTATCTTTTTATTAGGGGGATTGCCAGCATATAGCCAAACACAACCCCTTCTTGCTCAAGCGAATTCCCAAACCAACTCTTTAAAGAGTTTAAGTAAAGAAGATTTACAAAAATTCGCTCAAGCTGTCAAAAAACTCCAAGCACTCGAAGAAGATGCTCAACGGAAAATGGCTGAAGCTGTAAAGGCTCAAGGGATGACACCAGAACGGTTTATGGAAATCGGCAAAAGTGAAAATCCCACTAGTAGTAATATTAACGCTGCCGAACAAGAGAAATTTACCAAAGCTTTAGCCCAAGTCAAGAAAATCATTGAGGAGGATAAGGTCAAGAAACAAGAAGCAGTACAAACAAGCGGATTAAATATTGACCAGTTTAATGAGATGGCTCAAGCTATCCGAAAAGATCCCGCTCTACAAGAACAAGTTCGTAAACTTTTAGGTAGTTAA
- a CDS encoding CHAT domain-containing protein — translation MAVDLTPCLTLAIAPLKTAGSDSFAIWVTHSPLPGGYVHHDCRWSESLTRKWLAWQEMFSPQGEPHFPVTHEVLDSYLPPLTFAFSNPTESYGGQLMQELGINLGKWLFNGPISQSFAQSHGLALGQYRPLRLRLEIREPDLVPLPWEIMQLEVGKQAISLNSQILFSRTTNNVDPLVLPKVEEAVNILLVLGQKVHPCQRILQEVVNKTEAGITLSNILDHSSSNELDLEREAALLAQLIQQSALVAHGLNPPQKFVCVQVHPLIQPTPEQLIETLDTGKYNVIFYAGHGMPAPDGGLLFLGPQAEINGTELAQILIRNKITLAVFNACWGAQPDRYGAKTIERSSLAEVLLHHGVPAVLAMRDSIADREALTFIQSFTKALTQGKPIDEAVRIARQQLLTLYKFNQPAWTLPILYMHPEFDGKLVSPLEDITQLPTVNRSIPPVAYIRYVDRKDYICQIFGGLIRVGRLPGNDLVIPEQWVSQHHAEIICRESGSTQQDNYTYYLRDFSRFGTLISGEEGWQRVHRQEVPLISGTQLQFGSPDGQLFEFVIENFG, via the coding sequence ATGGCTGTCGATCTAACTCCTTGTCTAACTTTAGCGATCGCCCCTTTAAAAACGGCCGGTTCAGATAGCTTTGCCATTTGGGTAACTCATTCTCCCTTACCAGGGGGATATGTTCACCATGACTGCCGATGGTCAGAAAGCTTAACCAGAAAGTGGTTAGCTTGGCAAGAAATGTTTTCTCCTCAAGGAGAACCTCATTTTCCCGTCACCCACGAAGTCTTAGACAGTTATTTACCCCCCTTAACCTTTGCCTTTTCTAACCCAACAGAGAGTTACGGGGGGCAGTTAATGCAGGAATTAGGAATAAATTTAGGTAAATGGTTATTTAATGGGCCAATTTCCCAGAGTTTTGCCCAAAGTCATGGTTTAGCCTTGGGACAATATCGGCCCTTAAGACTACGCCTAGAGATTCGAGAACCGGATTTAGTTCCCCTACCTTGGGAAATTATGCAGCTAGAGGTAGGAAAACAAGCTATTTCTCTCAATTCCCAAATTTTATTTAGTCGAACCACCAACAATGTTGATCCCTTAGTCTTACCAAAAGTAGAAGAAGCCGTCAATATTTTGTTGGTATTAGGGCAAAAAGTCCATCCCTGTCAAAGGATTCTCCAAGAAGTGGTTAACAAAACCGAAGCAGGGATAACCCTATCAAATATATTGGATCATTCATCATCTAATGAACTAGATTTAGAAAGAGAAGCGGCCCTTTTAGCTCAACTCATACAACAAAGTGCCTTAGTTGCCCACGGGTTAAACCCCCCGCAGAAGTTTGTTTGTGTTCAGGTGCATCCCCTCATTCAACCTACTCCTGAACAACTGATTGAGACCCTAGATACAGGCAAGTATAACGTAATTTTTTATGCTGGCCACGGTATGCCAGCCCCTGATGGCGGTTTACTCTTTTTAGGCCCCCAAGCGGAAATTAATGGCACAGAATTAGCTCAAATCCTGATCCGAAATAAGATTACCTTAGCGGTATTTAACGCTTGTTGGGGGGCGCAACCTGATCGCTATGGAGCAAAAACCATTGAACGTAGCAGTTTAGCGGAAGTCTTGCTTCATCATGGTGTCCCGGCAGTTTTAGCCATGCGAGATTCTATTGCAGATCGAGAAGCCTTAACCTTTATTCAATCCTTTACCAAAGCTTTAACCCAAGGTAAACCCATTGATGAGGCCGTCAGAATTGCCAGACAACAATTACTGACTCTCTATAAGTTTAACCAACCCGCTTGGACATTACCCATCCTCTATATGCACCCAGAATTTGATGGAAAACTGGTTTCGCCCCTTGAGGATATTACCCAACTACCCACGGTGAATAGGAGCATTCCTCCTGTGGCTTATATCCGTTATGTTGACCGAAAAGATTATATTTGTCAAATTTTTGGCGGATTAATACGAGTAGGCCGTCTTCCTGGAAACGATTTAGTGATTCCTGAACAATGGGTCAGTCAGCATCATGCTGAAATCATTTGTCGGGAATCTGGAAGCACTCAACAGGATAATTATACTTATTATTTACGAGATTTTTCTCGTTTTGGAACCTTGATTTCTGGGGAAGAAGGGTGGCAGAGAGTTCACCGTCAAGAGGTTCCTTTAATTTCAGGAACACAACTTCAGTTTGGCAGTCCTGATGGTCAACTTTTTGAATTTGTCATAGAAAATTTTGGGTAA
- a CDS encoding VOC family protein, with amino-acid sequence MSLDSLQAIPGIASGSLRRVHHIALNVKDMKNSCHFYRQILGLHQLTGEEVPSTLKKLVAEGKVNNFMTPDGTILDLFWEPDLLPPNPDPSHQFTRANHLAFDIAPELFEQAVEILKQNKVVIDHGPVSRPTGRGIYFYDPDGFLLEIRCDPI; translated from the coding sequence ATGAGTCTTGATTCACTTCAGGCCATCCCTGGAATAGCTTCAGGCAGTTTGCGCCGAGTTCATCATATTGCTTTAAATGTTAAAGATATGAAAAATTCTTGTCATTTTTATAGACAAATTTTAGGGCTTCATCAATTAACAGGAGAGGAAGTACCTAGCACCTTAAAAAAACTGGTTGCTGAAGGAAAAGTTAACAATTTTATGACTCCTGATGGGACAATTTTAGATTTATTTTGGGAACCAGATTTATTGCCCCCTAACCCTGATCCGAGTCATCAATTCACCCGCGCTAATCATTTAGCCTTTGATATTGCACCTGAATTATTTGAGCAAGCAGTGGAAATCTTAAAACAAAATAAAGTTGTAATTGATCATGGGCCGGTTAGTCGTCCAACAGGTAGGGGAATTTATTTTTATGATCCCGATGGCTTTTTATTAGAAATTCGCTGCGATCCTATTTAA
- a CDS encoding bifunctional riboflavin kinase/FAD synthetase, whose amino-acid sequence MCIQSKSSVRVTSSTVEVLTPTAIALGNFDGIHLGHQQVLAPILYPPETILSLKSPPYPTIVTFTPHPQEFFSGQPRQLLTPLWEKVQHLEQLGIVQLVQLPFDRELAVLSPQEFVANILVKQLQTKTISIGQDFRFGRGRMGTAEDLQEIAASFGVSVHITSLKTDDSPSTTRISSSLIRQCLTDGNIPQANLMLGYSYSLIGTVVPGQQMGRTLGFPTANLKLPSNKFIPRHGVYCVRVYLETQQMVNGVINIGHRPTLNGQIPTIEVHLLDWSGDLYQQTLTVTLEKFLRPERRFPSLEALKEQITSDCHLARKFLEELNK is encoded by the coding sequence ATGTGCATTCAATCTAAATCAAGTGTACGGGTAACATCATCAACAGTTGAAGTATTAACACCAACGGCGATCGCTCTGGGTAACTTTGACGGTATACACTTAGGACATCAACAAGTCTTAGCTCCTATTTTATACCCTCCAGAGACCATATTATCCCTTAAATCCCCTCCTTATCCTACTATCGTTACTTTTACTCCCCATCCTCAAGAATTTTTTAGTGGACAACCACGACAACTCTTAACCCCTCTATGGGAAAAGGTACAACACTTAGAACAGCTAGGTATAGTTCAGTTAGTACAATTGCCTTTTGATCGAGAATTAGCGGTTTTGAGTCCTCAAGAGTTTGTGGCTAATATTTTAGTTAAGCAACTCCAAACTAAAACCATTAGTATTGGTCAAGATTTTCGCTTTGGACGGGGACGAATGGGAACGGCCGAAGATTTACAAGAAATTGCCGCATCTTTTGGGGTATCTGTCCATATTACCTCCCTTAAAACCGATGATTCTCCCTCGACTACCCGTATCAGCAGTTCTTTGATTCGTCAGTGCTTAACTGATGGGAATATTCCTCAAGCCAATCTGATGTTAGGTTATTCTTATAGTTTAATCGGGACTGTTGTTCCTGGACAACAAATGGGCCGAACTTTGGGATTTCCCACCGCTAATCTCAAACTACCCTCAAATAAATTTATCCCCCGTCATGGGGTCTATTGTGTCCGAGTTTATTTAGAAACTCAACAGATGGTTAATGGAGTAATAAATATTGGCCATCGTCCTACCCTTAATGGACAAATTCCCACAATAGAAGTGCATTTATTAGATTGGTCGGGGGATTTATATCAACAAACATTAACAGTAACTTTAGAAAAATTTTTACGTCCTGAACGGAGATTTCCTTCTTTAGAAGCTTTAAAGGAGCAAATTACATCAGATTGTCATCTAGCTAGAAAATTTCTTGAGGAACTAAATAAGTAG
- a CDS encoding AAA family ATPase codes for MRDKIAALKDNLSRTIVGKDKPIRLVIIALLSGGHALLEDVPGVGKTLLAKSLARSINGRFQRVQCTPDLLPSDVTGTNIWNPSSREFEFLPGPVFANVLLADEINRATPRTQSALLEVMEEKQVTVDGEPRKVPQPFFVIATQNPIEYQGTFPLPEAQMDRFTVSLSMGYPSAAEELLMLQKQLHQVNVDELEPCISLDDVRELQRLTSQVKVTRSLQQYMLDIVRTSREDEEISLGVSPRGTVALQRATQALAFLEERDYAIPDDVKFVAPHVLSHRLTTTSGRPPKAIVERLLRSVMVESVAA; via the coding sequence ATGAGAGATAAAATAGCTGCCCTCAAGGATAATCTAAGTCGTACCATTGTCGGCAAAGATAAACCCATTCGTCTTGTCATTATTGCTCTTTTAAGTGGAGGACACGCTCTCTTAGAAGACGTTCCAGGGGTAGGTAAAACCTTATTAGCTAAATCTTTAGCTCGTTCCATTAATGGACGGTTTCAACGGGTTCAATGTACCCCAGATTTGCTCCCTAGTGATGTTACCGGAACCAATATTTGGAACCCCAGTAGTCGGGAATTTGAATTTTTACCTGGCCCTGTCTTTGCGAATGTTTTATTAGCTGATGAAATCAACCGCGCAACTCCCCGTACTCAGTCTGCTTTATTGGAAGTGATGGAAGAAAAGCAAGTAACTGTAGATGGAGAACCTCGCAAAGTTCCTCAACCTTTCTTTGTTATTGCTACCCAAAACCCTATTGAATATCAAGGTACTTTCCCTCTCCCTGAAGCGCAAATGGATCGCTTTACCGTGTCTTTGAGTATGGGTTATCCCAGTGCTGCTGAAGAACTTCTGATGTTACAAAAACAACTCCATCAAGTGAATGTGGATGAGTTGGAACCCTGTATTTCCCTAGACGATGTGCGAGAATTACAACGTCTGACGAGTCAGGTGAAAGTAACCCGTTCTTTGCAACAATATATGCTTGATATTGTCCGCACTTCCCGTGAAGATGAGGAAATTAGTTTAGGAGTTAGTCCCAGGGGAACAGTTGCCCTACAAAGAGCAACTCAAGCTTTAGCTTTCTTGGAAGAACGCGATTATGCTATTCCTGATGATGTTAAGTTTGTCGCACCTCATGTCCTATCCCATCGGTTAACTACTACTAGTGGCCGTCCACCTAAAGCAATCGTCGAAAGATTGTTAAGATCAGTTATGGTAGAATCCGTAGCCGCTTAA
- a CDS encoding cytochrome, with the protein MVKFSRWFSPLSLIVVLAIALWSISVGWEITQALEPIAQLTNEDNPRFEAGRSMYIETCGSCHIPIPPEVLPIETWKKLLEKPNDHYGTSVPNVIRLSQLLIWDYVKTFSRPLSTDEPKPFYVGQSRYFKALHPRVKFTEPITNKNCIVCHPGVKDFDFRSLTPEWENSP; encoded by the coding sequence ATGGTCAAGTTTTCTCGATGGTTTAGTCCTTTATCTTTAATTGTTGTCTTGGCGATCGCTCTCTGGTCGATTAGTGTCGGTTGGGAGATCACTCAGGCCCTAGAACCGATCGCCCAATTAACTAATGAGGATAACCCAAGGTTTGAAGCAGGTCGTTCTATGTATATCGAAACCTGTGGTAGTTGTCACATTCCCATTCCTCCAGAGGTGCTACCTATCGAAACTTGGAAAAAGTTGTTAGAAAAACCTAATGACCATTATGGAACCTCTGTTCCGAATGTTATTCGTCTGAGTCAATTATTGATTTGGGACTATGTAAAAACCTTTTCTCGTCCTTTGTCTACGGATGAACCAAAACCTTTTTATGTGGGCCAATCTCGTTATTTTAAGGCCCTTCATCCCCGTGTTAAGTTTACTGAACCTATTACTAATAAAAATTGTATTGTTTGTCATCCAGGGGTCAAGGATTTTGATTTTCGTTCCCTAACTCCTGAATGGGAAAATTCCCCTTAA
- a CDS encoding DUF29 domain-containing protein: protein MKSHGSSMKLKKLHEEDFNQWIETTKKQIQENRFNEVDWENLLEELEEMGKSEKKALVSHLMILIAHLLKLKVQHDAPESMKKSWYDSVDEHRSRLIFDLAKIPSLQSYLQEGIKEAYERGRTLAIKQGKRADFGVRKPQESEYPRECPFTPIQLSDEDFYP from the coding sequence ATGAAAAGTCATGGATCAAGTATGAAACTAAAAAAACTCCATGAAGAAGACTTTAATCAATGGATAGAAACTACTAAAAAGCAAATACAAGAAAACCGATTTAATGAAGTAGATTGGGAAAATTTATTGGAAGAATTAGAGGAGATGGGAAAATCAGAAAAAAAAGCATTAGTCAGTCATTTAATGATACTAATTGCCCATTTACTTAAGCTAAAAGTTCAGCATGATGCCCCAGAATCAATGAAAAAAAGTTGGTATGATTCAGTAGATGAACATCGAAGTAGATTGATATTTGATTTAGCTAAAATACCCTCATTACAATCCTATTTACAGGAAGGAATTAAGGAAGCTTATGAACGAGGCCGAACTTTAGCTATTAAACAGGGTAAAAGGGCTGATTTTGGGGTTAGAAAACCTCAAGAATCTGAGTATCCCAGAGAATGTCCTTTTACACCAATACAATTATCAGATGAGGATTTTTATCCATAA
- the mddA gene encoding methanethiol S-methyltransferase, which translates to MMQQPEAKTISLAKIIVFIYGIISYVIFLAIFLYAISFLCNIIVPKSIDSSPEIPLVKALLINVTLLGIFAVQHSLMARQKFKTWWTKFIFEPMERSTYVLFSSLALLLLFWQWQPMGGIIWNINNLGGRIILLSLFGLGWVIVLISTFLINHFDLFGLRQVYLYLRGKDYTFLEFKTPGLYKYVRHPLYVGWFFAFWMTPRMTVAHLVFAIITTIYILIAIQLEEKDLIKIHGETYENYRREVPMLIPFLAQFK; encoded by the coding sequence ATGATGCAACAACCAGAAGCAAAAACCATTAGCCTAGCCAAAATTATAGTCTTTATTTATGGCATAATTTCTTATGTTATCTTTTTGGCAATTTTTCTCTACGCAATTTCTTTTCTATGTAATATTATTGTACCTAAATCTATAGACTCCTCCCCTGAAATTCCTTTAGTAAAAGCATTATTAATTAATGTGACTTTATTAGGCATATTTGCTGTTCAACATAGTTTAATGGCGCGACAAAAATTCAAAACTTGGTGGACAAAATTTATTTTTGAACCCATGGAACGCAGCACTTATGTTTTGTTTTCTAGCTTAGCTTTATTATTACTTTTTTGGCAGTGGCAACCTATGGGGGGAATTATTTGGAATATCAATAATTTAGGGGGACGTATTATTTTATTATCCCTGTTTGGTTTAGGTTGGGTTATTGTCCTAATTTCTACCTTTTTAATCAATCATTTTGATCTCTTTGGACTGCGACAAGTTTATCTTTATTTACGAGGGAAGGATTATACATTTTTAGAATTCAAAACTCCTGGATTATATAAATATGTTCGTCATCCTCTCTATGTGGGTTGGTTCTTCGCTTTTTGGATGACTCCTAGGATGACAGTTGCTCATCTTGTTTTTGCTATCATTACGACCATTTATATTTTAATTGCCATTCAATTAGAGGAAAAAGATTTAATTAAAATTCATGGTGAAACCTATGAAAATTATCGCCGTGAAGTTCCTATGTTAATTCCTTTTTTGGCTCAATTTAAGTAG